Below is a window of Wenzhouxiangella sp. XN201 DNA.
TATCGTCCACCGCTTTCGCGGTTTCCAGCCCGTCGTGGTCGACGTCGAAACCGGCGGATTCAACGCGCGCACCGATGCCCTGCTCGAACTGGCCGTGTGCATCATCGAGATGGACGAGGACGGCTGGCTGCATCCGGGCGAGGTCATGATGCAGCACATCGAAGCCTTCCCGGGCGCCAACATCGAGGAAGCTGCCCTGGAGTTCAACGGAATCCGGCCCGATCATCCCCTGCGTCAAGCCATGCCCGAGCGCGAGGCTTTGCGGGAGTTGTTCCTGCCGGTTCGGCACAGCCTGCGCGAGACCGGCTGCCGGCGCGCCGTGCTGGTCGGCCACAATGCCCATTTCGACCTGGGCTTTCTCAACGCCGCAATTGAGCGGACCGGCTACAAGCGCAATCCCTTTCACCCCTTCAGCTGCTTCGATACTGCCACGCTCGGCGGGCTGGCTTATGGCCAGACGGTACTGGCCCGGGCCGTGGCCGCGGCGGGTCTGGACTGGGACAAGTCTCAGGCGCATTCGGCGGCCTACGATACCGAGCGCACGGCCGCACTGTTCTGCAATATCGTCAACCGCTGGCGCCATCTCCAGGAGCTGGAAGAAGACAGCGCTTGAACACCGGCATTACCCGGCCTCATGTAGGATACTGGATAATGTCATCACACCAAGAAGAGGAGAGCACAGCATGGCTTTTTCACTTCCCGAACTGCCCTACGCCAAGGATGCCCTCGAACCGCACATCTCCGAGGAAACCCTGGAGTACCACTACGGCAAACACCACCAGACCTACGTCGACAAGCTCAACGGTATGGTTGAGGGCACCGGCGATGCCGACAAGTCGCTCGAAGAGATCATCCGCAGCTCGTCCGGCGGCCTGTTCAATAACGCCGCGCAGGTTTGGAACCATACGTTTTACTGGCACTGTCTCAGCCCCAATGGCGGCGGCCGTCCGTCCGGCAAACTGGCCGAACTGATCGATCGCGATTTCGGTTCCTTCGATGATTTCGAAAAGGAATTCAGTGACAAGGCAGTCGGCAACTTCGGCTCCGGCTGGACCTGGCTGGTCAAGCAGCCTGGCGGCAAGCTGGCAGTGGTCAATACCGACGATGCCAAAACGCCATTGACCGGCGACGACAAGCCGCTGATGACCTGCGACGTCTGGGAACACGCCTACTACATCGACTACCGCAACGCTCGCCCCAAATACCTGGAAGCCTTCTGGGAGCTGGTCAACTGGGACTTCGTAGCCTCACAGCTCGACGACTGAATCGGGCACTCGAAACCCACTGATGCGGCCGGCGGCGAGCGCCGCCGGCCCGCCGCCCAGCGGTAGAATAACGACAACCATTCGCCGGACTTGAGCCGATGTCCCACCTGTTCAATACCTATGCGCGACTGCCGGTGCGCATGGTACGCGGCGAAGGCGCCTGGCTGATCGACGATCAGGGAAAACGATTTCTCGACGCCATCAGCGGCATCGGCGTTTGCAGCCTGGGCCACGCGCACCCGAAGATTGCCGCAGCGATCGCTGACCAGGCGCACAAGCTCATTCATACCGCCAATACCGTCGAACTGCCGCTGCAGGAACGACTGGCCGATGAACTGGCCGACATCAGCGGGCTCGAACGCGCCTTTATCGCCAATTCCGGCGCCGAAGCGATCGAGTGTGCCCTCAAACTGGCGCGACTTCATGCCAGACGCTGCGGCATCGAGGCTCCCGCTGTACTGGTCGCCGAACACGGCTTTCACGGCCGCACCCTGGCCGCCATCAGTGCCTCTGGCAATCCGGCCATCCAGGCCGGCTACGAACCGCTCGTCGACGGCTTCGTCCGCATACCCTTCGGTGACGCCGAGGCAGCGGCCGAAGCTTTCGAGGCCCATCCCGAAATTGCCGCTGCGCTGATCGAGCCGGTCCAGGGCGAAGGCGGCGTGCGGGTGGCCGACGACCACTACCTGAGGAGGCTGCGCGAACTGTGCGACGAGCACCAGGCACTGCTGATGCTCGACGAGATCCAGAGCGGCATGAACCGGACCGGCCGGTGGTTTGCGCACCAGCACCAGGCCGGACTCCGGCCCGATGTCATGACCGTTGCAAAGGCGCTTGGAAACGGTGTGCCGGTGGCCGCCTGCCTGGCCCGCGAGGAAGTCGCAGACCTGATGCGGCCCGGCAGCCACGGCAGTACTTTCGGTGGCAATCCACTGGCCTGCCGGGCGGCGCTGGAGGTCATCGACGTCATGCGCTCCGATCGCATCGGCGAGCGTGCGGCTCGCGCCGGCGAGCAACTGATCGACGCCTTGCGCTCCAACCTGGATGGCCAGCCAGTGGTGCGCCAGATTCGCGGCCGTGGCCTGATGATCGGCATCGAACTCGATTGCGACTGCGCGGAACTCAAACAGGACGCCCTGGAAGAGGAACTCATCATCAACGTGACCCATGGCCGTGTCGTCCGGCTGCTGCCGCCGCTGATCATCGACGACGCAGAACTCGACCGCATTGTCGAGGTTGTCACCGGTATCATCCGCAAGCGTTACGGTGCCGCATGATCCTGGAAGTCGACAATATCTGGCTGGGCTACGAAGAAGAGCTCGTCATCCGCGGCCTGAGCTTCGACCTCGACGAAGGCGATATCGGCTGCCTGCTGGGCGCTTCGGGCTGCGGCAAGACCACGGCGCTACGTGCCATCGCCGGCTTCGAGCCCCTGCGCGCCGGCGAGATCCGCATTGGCCATCGCATCGCCAGCACCCCCGATTTTCGACTGGCGCCGGAAAAGCGCAGCGTCGGCATGGTGTTCCAGGACCATGCTCTCTTTCCGCACCTCACCCTGTCCGAAAACGTCGGTTTCGGCCTGCGCCGAGTGTCGCGTGACGAGCGGCGCCAGCGGGTAGACGACCTGTTGGCACTGACCGGACTGGACGGTCTGGCCCATCGCTACCCGCACGAGCTATCCGGCGGGCAGCAGCAGCGGGTGGCGCTGGCACGCGCGCTCGCGCCGGAGCCGGCCGTGTTGCTGATGGATGAGCCTTTCTCCAACCTGGATGCACGCCTCAGACGTCACATGGGCGAGGAGATCCGCTCCATCCTCAAGGCGCGGGGCACCGCGACTCTGATAGTGACACACGACCAGCAGGAGGCCTTCGCGCTGGCCGACAAGGTTGGCCTGCTCAAGGATGGCCGCATGCTGCAGTGGGATTCTCCCTACCAGCTGTACCACCGCCCGGGCAGTCACTACGTGGCCGCATTCACCGGCCGCGGCAGCTACTTGCGCGCCCGCATCGACGGAAACAAGTTGATCCACGGCCTGGGGCGTTCACCGCTGCCGATCGACCGTCCCGAGGGCGATGAACTCGCGCTGTTGATCCGCCCCGACGACATCCGCCCGGACGCCGACGGACCCCGCGCGCGGATAGTCGCCCGGCAGTTCCAGGGCGCACAGATTCTCTATCGGCTCCGGCTCGATACCGGAGAAGAGATCGCCGCCCTGTTTCCCAGCCACGACGACTTCGCCATTGACGAGTCGATCGGCGTGACCCTCGATGCCCGGCACCTGGTGTTGTTCCCGACGGCGCAGGCCGAGTCCTTCATCACTCCGTCGAACCCCAATGGCCACTGAATAAGGACACAATCCCGATCCTGACGACGGCGAACGGCTGTCACCAATGGCTATTTCCCGAGTCGGCGCCGCACGATTGCCGAATGGCGATCGAAGCAGGCCGCAAACTGAAACTTAATCAGATCTGGACCAGTTCGCCGAGCAGCCGGTCAAGCGGTGCCGGCAATGACTGCTGCATATCCAGCGCCACGGGCACCAGCGCCGGCCAGGTTTCGGCCAACAGTGTGGCGTGTCCCACCTTGCGTCCAGGCCGAGCCTGTTTGCCGTAGTCGTGCCAGTGCAGGTCCGGCACCGCCAGCATCTTCTCCACTGATGGCATCGCACCGATCCAGTTGAACATCAGTGCCGGCGCGCGCAGCGCAGTGCTACCCAGGGGCAGGTCGCAGACTGCACGAAGATGGTTCTCGAACTGCGAGCAGATGGCGCCTTCGATGGTCCAGTGCGCGGAATTGTGCACACGTGGTGCGTACTCGTTGCCCAGGATACGATCGCCTGCGACGAACAGCTCCAGGGTCAGACAGCCCACGTAATCCAGGTGTTCGGCGAGCAGCCGACCGCAGGCTTCAGCGCGCTCGCGCAGGCCGGCATCGACATGCGCCGGTGCCGCCGCCAGCCGCAACATACCGTCGGAATGCACGGTGCGCGAGAGCGGGTAGCACCGCATCTCGCCAGCGGCGTTGCGCACCACGGTAATGGCGCACTCGAAGTCAAAATCGACCCAACCCTCCAGGATCAACTCGTGATCGCCCAACTCGGACCAGGCAGGTTCGAGGTCTTCCTGCGAACGAAGCAGGTACTGCCCCTTGCCGTCATAGCCCATCCTGCGGGTCTTGAGCAGCGCGGGATAGCCGATGCGATCCAGCGCCTCGAGCAGGTCCGTTCGGCCCGAAACCGCGGCAAATGGCGCGACCTCGATCTCGAGCGATTCGAACAGCCGCTTTTCGGTCAGACGATCCTGGGCTGCGGCAAAGGCGTTGGCAGCCGGGCGGACCGGATGGCCCGACTCGGCCAGACGTTCGAGCACGGCAGCGGGAACGTTCTCGAAATCGCAAGTGATCCGGTCGCAGCCGGCGAGCTTTTGCAGGGCAGCTTCATCGGCCCAGTCAGCAGCAATCAACTGACCCAACTGGCCGGCACAGGCGTCAGCCTTGGGATCGAGAAAAACAAACTCAGCCCCCAGCGGCAGTCCCGACTGGGCCATCATCCGCGCCAACTGGCCGCCCCCCAGGATGCCGACCTTCATGACAGTCGCGGGTCCGGGGCGGCGAGCACGGTTTCGGTCTGCTTCGCTCGCCACTGGCGATAGCGATCACGAACGTCCGGGTGCGACGATCCGAGCATGGAGGCCGCCAAAAGACCGGCATTGATCGCCCCGGCCCTGCCGATGGCCAGCGTAGCGACCGGCACACCACCGGGCATCTGCACAATCGACAGCAGGGAATCGAGTCCGTTGAGCGTGCGTGACTGCACGGGCACGCCCAGCACCGGCAGAACGGTCTTGGAAGCGACCATGCCCGGCAAGTGTGCCGCGCCACCGGCGCCGGCAATGATCACCTCGATGCCGCGTTCCTCGGCCGACTCGGCATAGTCGAACATGGCGTCGGGCGTGCGATGGGCCGAGACCACGCGAACCTCGTTCGGCACCTCGAGTTCGTCGAGGACACGCGCGGCATGCGACATCGTCTCCCAGTCGCTTTTCGAACCCATGATGATTCCGACCAGCGGCGCCTGCGCCATAGCGGTCTCTCCGCGAAGGAAAACGAAGAATGTTAGCAGTCCCGGCGGCGACAGTAAACGCGCACCAGAGCCTGGGGAAAACCGCTACAATTCCCGGCATGGCCATTCCCGATCCCCTGCTCGACATTCTGGTCTGCCCGGTCAGCCATGAACCGCTCAGGCCACTGGAAAAACGGCGGCTGAAGGCGCTCAATCAGCGCATCGACTCCGGTGACGTGCAATACGTCGACCACAGCGATGTGACAGAGACCGCGCGCGACGCCCTGATCACCCGCGATGACAAGGTGATCTACCTGGTCTTCGACGGAATTCCGGTGCTGCTGCCCGATCGCGGCATCGGCACGACGCAATTCACCGATCCACTGTAATCTTCGCTGCTCCGACCCGTCCCGTCGAGGGCCCTGAAGCGTTATAGAATGGCGTTTTCCGAGCAAGAGCGAACTGCATGGGTCCGGCCACCCGCTATTTCGACCTCGAACAACCGTTCAAACTCTACCGTGGCGGATCGCTGCCGCATGCGCGACTGGCCTGGGAGAGCTGGGGCGAACTCGACGAGAATCGCTCCAACGCCGTTCTGATCTTCACAGGGCTGTCTCCGGGCGCTCATGCCGCCTCCAGCCCGACCGATCGCGAGCCCGGCTGGTGGGAGGACATGATCGGCCCCGGCCGCTACATCGACACCGACCGCCATTTCGTGCTGTGCGTCAATTCGCTCGGCTCGTGCATGGGCTCGACCGGCCCGGCCAGCATCAATCCAGACACCGGCAAGCCCTGGCGCCTGACCTTCCCGGATCTGGCCATCGAGGACATCGCGCGCGCCACGCGCCTGGTCGTCGACCATCTCGGCATCGAACGTCTCCATGCGCTCATCGGTCCGTCGATGGGCGGCCTGACCGCACTGGCCTGGCTCAAGCAGTTTCCGGAAAGCACCCGCAAGCTCGCGCTGATCTCGACCGCCTGTTCGGCCACGCCGATGGCCATTGCCATCCGATCGCTGCAGCGCGAGGCCATCGTCACCGATCGAAATTTCCGCGACGGCAATTACACCGAGGATGCCTGGCCGGAGGTGGGCATGCGCCTGGCCCGCAAGCTGGGCATGATCTCCTACCGCTCGGCGACCGAGTGGCAGCAACGCTTCGCTCGCCAGAGCCAGGACTATTTCCCGCCGACCCTGTTCGGCATGCGTTTCGCCGTTGAGTCCTACCTGGAGACCCACGCTCGCAAGTTCGTCGGCCAATTCGATCCCTGCAGCTATCTCTACCTGTCCCGCGCCATGGACATGTTCGACGCCTGCGACAGCGACGAATCGCTCAAGCGCATGTTCGATCGATGTTTCTCGGGTCAGTCTTTGGTTCTCGGGGTAAAAACGGATATCCTGTTCCCGCTGGTCCAGCAGAAGGAACTGGCGGTCGCGCTG
It encodes the following:
- a CDS encoding Fe-Mn family superoxide dismutase; the encoded protein is MAFSLPELPYAKDALEPHISEETLEYHYGKHHQTYVDKLNGMVEGTGDADKSLEEIIRSSSGGLFNNAAQVWNHTFYWHCLSPNGGGRPSGKLAELIDRDFGSFDDFEKEFSDKAVGNFGSGWTWLVKQPGGKLAVVNTDDAKTPLTGDDKPLMTCDVWEHAYYIDYRNARPKYLEAFWELVNWDFVASQLDD
- a CDS encoding Trm112 family protein, producing MAIPDPLLDILVCPVSHEPLRPLEKRRLKALNQRIDSGDVQYVDHSDVTETARDALITRDDKVIYLVFDGIPVLLPDRGIGTTQFTDPL
- a CDS encoding 5-(carboxyamino)imidazole ribonucleotide synthase; translation: MKVGILGGGQLARMMAQSGLPLGAEFVFLDPKADACAGQLGQLIAADWADEAALQKLAGCDRITCDFENVPAAVLERLAESGHPVRPAANAFAAAQDRLTEKRLFESLEIEVAPFAAVSGRTDLLEALDRIGYPALLKTRRMGYDGKGQYLLRSQEDLEPAWSELGDHELILEGWVDFDFECAITVVRNAAGEMRCYPLSRTVHSDGMLRLAAAPAHVDAGLRERAEACGRLLAEHLDYVGCLTLELFVAGDRILGNEYAPRVHNSAHWTIEGAICSQFENHLRAVCDLPLGSTALRAPALMFNWIGAMPSVEKMLAVPDLHWHDYGKQARPGRKVGHATLLAETWPALVPVALDMQQSLPAPLDRLLGELVQI
- a CDS encoding ABC transporter ATP-binding protein, which produces MILEVDNIWLGYEEELVIRGLSFDLDEGDIGCLLGASGCGKTTALRAIAGFEPLRAGEIRIGHRIASTPDFRLAPEKRSVGMVFQDHALFPHLTLSENVGFGLRRVSRDERRQRVDDLLALTGLDGLAHRYPHELSGGQQQRVALARALAPEPAVLLMDEPFSNLDARLRRHMGEEIRSILKARGTATLIVTHDQQEAFALADKVGLLKDGRMLQWDSPYQLYHRPGSHYVAAFTGRGSYLRARIDGNKLIHGLGRSPLPIDRPEGDELALLIRPDDIRPDADGPRARIVARQFQGAQILYRLRLDTGEEIAALFPSHDDFAIDESIGVTLDARHLVLFPTAQAESFITPSNPNGH
- a CDS encoding aspartate aminotransferase family protein; translated protein: MSHLFNTYARLPVRMVRGEGAWLIDDQGKRFLDAISGIGVCSLGHAHPKIAAAIADQAHKLIHTANTVELPLQERLADELADISGLERAFIANSGAEAIECALKLARLHARRCGIEAPAVLVAEHGFHGRTLAAISASGNPAIQAGYEPLVDGFVRIPFGDAEAAAEAFEAHPEIAAALIEPVQGEGGVRVADDHYLRRLRELCDEHQALLMLDEIQSGMNRTGRWFAHQHQAGLRPDVMTVAKALGNGVPVAACLAREEVADLMRPGSHGSTFGGNPLACRAALEVIDVMRSDRIGERAARAGEQLIDALRSNLDGQPVVRQIRGRGLMIGIELDCDCAELKQDALEEELIINVTHGRVVRLLPPLIIDDAELDRIVEVVTGIIRKRYGAA
- a CDS encoding homoserine O-acetyltransferase, with translation MGPATRYFDLEQPFKLYRGGSLPHARLAWESWGELDENRSNAVLIFTGLSPGAHAASSPTDREPGWWEDMIGPGRYIDTDRHFVLCVNSLGSCMGSTGPASINPDTGKPWRLTFPDLAIEDIARATRLVVDHLGIERLHALIGPSMGGLTALAWLKQFPESTRKLALISTACSATPMAIAIRSLQREAIVTDRNFRDGNYTEDAWPEVGMRLARKLGMISYRSATEWQQRFARQSQDYFPPTLFGMRFAVESYLETHARKFVGQFDPCSYLYLSRAMDMFDACDSDESLKRMFDRCFSGQSLVLGVKTDILFPLVQQKELAVALEASGNEVEYHELPSVQGHDAFLADIPTFGKPIRKWLNES
- the rnt gene encoding ribonuclease T, yielding MPSIVHRFRGFQPVVVDVETGGFNARTDALLELAVCIIEMDEDGWLHPGEVMMQHIEAFPGANIEEAALEFNGIRPDHPLRQAMPEREALRELFLPVRHSLRETGCRRAVLVGHNAHFDLGFLNAAIERTGYKRNPFHPFSCFDTATLGGLAYGQTVLARAVAAAGLDWDKSQAHSAAYDTERTAALFCNIVNRWRHLQELEEDSA
- the purE gene encoding 5-(carboxyamino)imidazole ribonucleotide mutase, translated to MAQAPLVGIIMGSKSDWETMSHAARVLDELEVPNEVRVVSAHRTPDAMFDYAESAEERGIEVIIAGAGGAAHLPGMVASKTVLPVLGVPVQSRTLNGLDSLLSIVQMPGGVPVATLAIGRAGAINAGLLAASMLGSSHPDVRDRYRQWRAKQTETVLAAPDPRLS